The Populus alba chromosome 4, ASM523922v2, whole genome shotgun sequence genome contains a region encoding:
- the LOC118030254 gene encoding protein REVEILLE 6, producing MVSKNPNPADGSYLDPTGMAALPGLSPFPTTTTPPTTTTTSSSTSEDPSKKIRKPYTITKSRESWSEPEHDKFLEALQLFDRDWKKIGAFIGSKTIIQIRSHAQKYFLKVQKSGTNEHLPPPRPKRKAAHPYPQKASKNAIVLSQPSEAFQSSSAPLEPGYALRPDSSSIPMNPIASAAVASSWTNNVPTVSLSNQTKGPVAANNCCSSTESTPRTKPIGKTAEQGNHGHSMRILPDFSQVYGFIGSVFDPNVTDQLQNLKKMDPIDVETVLMLMRNLSLNLTSPSFEEHRNLLSSHEIDSETVGANNNGDQSMNVA from the exons ATGGTATCAAAAAACCCGAACCCGGCTGACGGATCTTATCTGGATCCAACTGGAATGGCAGCATTACCTGGACTCTCACCTTTCCCTACAACAACAACGCCGCCAACAACCACAACGACGTCTTCTTCCACATCGGAGGATCCGAGTAAGAAGATCCGGAAACCTTACACGATTACCAAATCCAGAGAGAGTTGGAGCGAACCGGAACATGACAAATTTCTCGAAGCTCTTCAGCT GTTTGATAGAGATTGGAAAAAGATTGGAGCTTTTATTGGCTCAAAGACTATTATTCAG ATACGAAGTCATGCACAGAAGTACTTTTTAAAGGTTCAGAAGAGCGGAACAAATGAACATTTGCCACCACCACGGCCTAAAAGGAAGGCTGCTCATCCATATCCTCAAAAAGCTTCAAAAAATG CCATAGTGCTTTCACAACCATCAGAGGCTTTTCAATCATCGTCTGCTCCCCTTGAACCTGGATATGCCTTAAGGCCTGATTCGTCTTCAATACCTATGAACCCCATTGCTAGTGCTGCTGTTGCTTCTTCTTGGACAAACAATGTGCCAACTGTTAGTttatcaaaccaaacaaaag GACCAGTAGCGGCTAATAATTGTTGCAGCAGCACTGAGAGTACTCCAAGAACAAAACCAATTGGGAAAACAGCTGAGCAAGGGAATCATGGTCATTCAATGAGAA TTCTGCCAGACTTTTCTCAGGTATATGGCTTCATCGGCAGTGTCTTTGATCCGAATGTTACTGATCAATTGCAGAATCTTAAGAAAATGGATCCTATAGATGTTGAAACG GTGCTAATGCTGATGAGAAACCTCTCACTCAATCTTACCAGCCCAAGTTTTGAGGAACAT AGAAACTTGCTCTCTTCCCACGAGATCGACTCAGAAACCGTTGGTGCGAACAATAATGGTGACCAGTCAATGAATGTTGCGTAA
- the LOC118030255 gene encoding uncharacterized protein, whose translation MNPANDHSQQYPAYGHPQQNPANGLLGNRYLLRAPVCVAGSSAQNVRSCNLLNKSIAPYRPPHLYKMNLLSGRENKDEKDGETFGFTECPRHETAEGERRGRESPEWTGKEHKNGDQENRKNISDEHKENLDPDVATLLDDFRTEKRLFNKCTQSEECALSSTPSDAIPCSSTPRTIISKLLPHELTSKSPAQCLETKSNKKAKQHEVTSLQLV comes from the exons ATGAATCCTGCTAATGATCATTCACAGCAGTATCCTGCTTATGGACATCCACAGCAGAATCCTGCAAATGGACTTCTGGGAAACAGGTATCTTCTTAGAGCACCTGTATGTGTAGCTGGGTCATCTGCTCAAAATGTTCGAAGTTGTAATCTGCTCAACAAAAGTATTGCACCGTATCGGCCTCCACATCTTTATAAG ATGAACCTTCTTTCTGGGAGAGAgaataaagatgaaaaagatGGGGAAACATTTGGTTTTACTGAGTGTCCAAGACATGAGACTGCAGAAggtgaaagaagaggaagag AGTCACCTGAATGGACAGGGAAGGAACATAAAAATGGTGATCAAGAGAACCGAAAGAATATTTCAGATGAGCACAAAGAAAACTTGGACCCAGATGTTGCCACTCTCCTGGATGATTTCAGAACCGAGAAGAGGCTTTTCAACAAGTGCACTCAATCAGAGGAATGTGCGCTATCATCAACACCAAGTGATGCAATCCCTTGTTCTTCCACGCCAAGAACTATAATCAGCAAACTATTACCCCATGAGCTGACGAGCAAGTCTCCTGCGCAATGTCTTGAaacaaaatccaacaaaaagGCTAAACAGCACGAGGTCACAAGTCTTCAGTTAGTCTGA
- the LOC118030257 gene encoding small ribosomal subunit protein eS10z: MIISEKNRREISKYLFQEGVCYAKKDFNLAKHPEIDVPNLQVIKLMQSFKSKEYVRETFAWMYYYWYLTNDGIEFLRTYLNLPSEIVPATLKKQAKPAGGRPFGGPPGDRPRGPPRFEGDRPRFGDRDGYRGGPRGGEGGEKGGAPADYQPAFRGSGSGGRPGFGRGGGGYGAAQSSSPGFA; this comes from the exons ATG ATTATCTCAGAGAAGAACAGAAGAGAGATCTCCAAGTACCTCTttcaag AGGGAGTTTGCTATGCGAAAAAAGATTTCAACCTTGCAAAACACCCAGAGATTGATGTTCCCAATCTCCAGGTTATTAAGCTCATGCAGAGCTTCAAATCCAAGGAATATGTTCGTGAGACATTTGCATGGATGTACTACTACTGGTATCTTACCAATGATGGGATTGAGTTTTTGAGGACTTACCTGAATCTTCCATCAGAAATTGTTCCTGCTACCTTGAAGAAACAGGCAAAACCTGCTGGCGGTCGCCCATTTGGAGGCCCACCTGGTGACCGTCCCCG AGGTCCACCTCGCTTTGAAGGAGACCGTCCTAGATTTGGTGACCGTGATGGTTATCGTGGGGGCCCTCGAGGGGGTGAAGGTGGTGAGAAGGGAGGAGCTCCAGCAGATTACCAGCCTGCATTTAGg GGCTCTGGCTCTGGTGGAAGGCCTGGCTTTGGACGTGGAGGAGGAGGTTATGGTGCTGCGCAGTCTAGTTCTCCTGGTTTTGCTTGA